The proteins below come from a single Bacteroidales bacterium genomic window:
- a CDS encoding choice-of-anchor J domain-containing protein gives MRKLLLISAMLLLWAGSSWGQNLNESFSDVTFPPEGWAKYRGTNNIGTLRDWDRYTLNPRTAPASASVNYEAVSGGLAEDWLVTPKLSVSEGNNTLTFWIRDQFTTNYGSILYVKASNASQNTHADFTDIISYPEPGTTYIQKIVDLSAYNGQDIYIAFVWVNDDGDRLYLDDVSGPPIYVPTVPVFSINPISWDFGTVEAQGMPVTKDFIIKNEGGGTLSITDISISTVVAAPNEFTLVNPPASIELGLFESTTLTVAFSPNSPGVRTATIDLNSNARIIRKVELTGAGIDLTGLLFSQGVNFSGTAITSTLDPASQIDYEGADNFWNLDREIKSVSFFGLALKFIGGSFVQQVPNPQEPFIIRFYNYVEAYVPGLTATTAGTYQIVLLDDWGDGWNGGKVTVFVNGSAVLTDLTILSGAGPVYHDFIVEIGDEISTIYIPGSWSYENYYAILDNEANIIAEQGGTFADPGATTPSSILPGSIQALEPDWDNPAIVQNVLANVSSDGNWGSYTLYKFEADLTVPVMMQDGWFSAQIDVANGSGTWFLWNNSLDGDGLSHQRIPAVPVRNGVSRSSQDPAFVSADKTGSGYAKDQRSDDLAFDLIAESTLIPLSNWALYLGIFLIAAFAIFRFRRMI, from the coding sequence ATGAGAAAATTATTACTGATTTCAGCAATGCTGCTTTTATGGGCGGGAAGCTCATGGGGGCAAAATCTCAACGAAAGCTTTTCTGACGTAACTTTCCCACCTGAAGGATGGGCAAAATATCGCGGAACGAATAACATTGGAACCCTTCGGGATTGGGATAGATATACTTTAAATCCAAGAACTGCTCCTGCTAGTGCATCAGTTAATTATGAAGCCGTTTCAGGTGGATTGGCAGAAGATTGGTTAGTGACTCCGAAGCTTTCAGTCAGCGAAGGTAATAATACCCTGACCTTTTGGATTCGTGACCAGTTTACAACTAACTATGGATCAATACTGTATGTTAAAGCATCAAACGCGTCACAAAATACTCATGCTGACTTCACCGATATAATAAGTTATCCTGAGCCCGGAACAACGTATATTCAAAAAATAGTTGATTTAAGCGCCTATAATGGTCAAGACATTTATATAGCCTTTGTTTGGGTGAATGATGATGGTGATAGGTTATATCTTGATGATGTATCAGGGCCACCAATTTATGTCCCTACAGTACCTGTATTTTCTATAAACCCAATTAGCTGGGATTTTGGTACAGTTGAGGCTCAAGGCATGCCTGTTACCAAAGATTTCATCATTAAAAATGAGGGTGGCGGAACCCTTTCAATTACAGATATTTCGATTTCTACAGTTGTAGCCGCACCCAATGAATTTACATTGGTTAATCCTCCCGCTTCAATTGAACTGGGCCTCTTCGAATCAACAACTCTTACTGTTGCCTTTTCACCCAATAGTCCAGGAGTAAGAACCGCAACCATTGATTTAAACAGCAATGCAAGAATTATAAGAAAAGTGGAACTCACCGGTGCGGGCATTGATCTTACCGGCCTTTTGTTCTCACAGGGTGTGAACTTCAGCGGTACTGCTATTACAAGCACGCTGGATCCGGCATCACAAATAGATTACGAAGGCGCTGATAATTTCTGGAATCTTGACCGCGAAATTAAAAGTGTCAGTTTCTTTGGGCTGGCTTTAAAGTTTATTGGAGGTTCATTTGTTCAGCAAGTTCCAAACCCACAGGAACCATTTATTATCCGTTTCTACAATTATGTTGAAGCTTATGTTCCAGGACTCACAGCCACAACAGCAGGCACATATCAAATAGTATTGTTAGATGATTGGGGCGATGGTTGGAATGGTGGAAAGGTTACGGTTTTTGTTAATGGCAGTGCTGTATTGACTGATCTCACAATTCTTTCTGGCGCTGGCCCTGTATACCATGATTTCATTGTAGAAATTGGAGATGAAATATCAACCATTTACATTCCAGGCTCATGGTCATACGAAAATTATTATGCCATCCTTGATAATGAGGCCAATATAATTGCTGAACAAGGCGGAACTTTTGCAGATCCTGGCGCAACAACACCTTCATCTATTCTGCCCGGAAGTATTCAAGCGCTTGAACCTGACTGGGATAATCCGGCTATTGTTCAGAATGTGCTGGCCAATGTTTCTTCCGATGGAAACTGGGGTTCATACACACTCTATAAATTTGAAGCTGATCTCACGGTTCCGGTCATGATGCAAGATGGCTGGTTCTCGGCTCAGATTGATGTAGCCAATGGTTCAGGTACATGGTTCTTATGGAACAATTCGCTGGATGGTGATGGCTTATCGCATCAGCGCATTCCTGCTGTTCCTGTCAGAAACGGTGTAAGCCGCAGCAGCCAGGATCCTGCATTTGTATCTGCTGATAAAACAGGTTCCGGATACGCAAAAGATCAAAGAAGTGATGACCTTGCTTTTGATTTGATTGCAGAATCAACCCTGATTCCCCTCTCCAACTGGGCGCTTTACCTCGGCATTTTCCTGATTGCTGCATTTGCAATCTTTAGGTTCAGAAGAATGATCTAG